Below is a window of Moorella thermoacetica DNA.
CTGGTCTTTGGTGGCGCCCAGGACAACTTTCTGGACGGCAGCTCGGCTACGATCACGTAAAATCTGGACGGCCATTTTAAAACACTCCTTTCAACTTAAAACTGGCATCGGGCCAGGATAGCTTTTACTGCTTGAACCGATACGGAAGTTGCCGGCAGATCAAAAAGGGGTTTACTGTGAATATCATAATCTACTATTTGCTCATCGTAGGGGATAACTCCCGTTAAGGGTATTCCTGTCCTTTCGATCTCCTCCTGAAGGGGGGCAATATCGCCAGTAGTTTTGGTAACTATCAGGTACAGGTTATTGATTGGCAACTGTAATTCCTGAACCAATTCCCTTACCCTGCCGGCGGAACGGATACCCCGGGCTGAGGCATCACTGATAACGAATAGATCGCTCACATTTTGGATAATCCGCCGGCTGATGTGCTCCAGGCCGGCCTCGCTATCGATAATCATGTAGTCATAATTATCGCTCAGGGTTTCCAGGTGTTTCCGTAAAAGATCATTGGGGTAGCAATAACATCCTGGTCCCTGGGGCCGGCCCATAGTTAGCAGGTCG
It encodes the following:
- a CDS encoding carbon monoxide dehydrogenase accessory protein CooC gives rise to the protein MARHIAIAGKGGTGKTTFAALMIRYLIEGQKGSILAVDADPNANLNEALGVQIDTVIADILDATKNPKSIPEGMSKEIFVQYQLAQALVETKDFDLLTMGRPQGPGCYCYPNDLLRKHLETLSDNYDYMIIDSEAGLEHISRRIIQNVSDLFVISDASARGIRSAGRVRELVQELQLPINNLYLIVTKTTGDIAPLQEEIERTGIPLTGVIPYDEQIVDYDIHSKPLFDLPATSVSVQAVKAILARCQF